AATAACGTACATGGGAAcattttttattccatttttctaCCTCGTGTTGTGTTGTGATTGGAATTAACCTGTTTTCTCTGGATCAAAATCAAATGATATTGTCGAAGACCAGTGACAGTAGAGCTCATAAAAACATGCTCTAAACTAAGAagttcctttcatttttttatgttttcagcATTTCTCAATGCTTGTCATGTATATGGGATGGGTGCTGATGTAGGTGGATAACCTCTTATGATTCTATCATTTTGGCGATAATAGTATTAAACGCCAATTGGACTCTTAAGTCCATGTATCTATGAACTTGATATCCAACAACCTTTCCTACACTTCTAGAGTTCATCTGTTTTAAGAAGGATGGCATATCAGTTAGCTGTAAATTCTTGTGGCTTCTCCTATGCATCCTATTTAGAGAttcttatatatgttttctttatgTAGTTTGGATACTTTTCCGTATGCTGGAACCACCACGACATGTGAATCTTTGTACATGGGTGTCCCTTGTGTCACTATGGCTGGTTCAGTGCATGCTCACAATGTTGGCGTGAGTCTTCTCAGCAAAGTTGGTGAGGAAGCATCCCTTCACACTTCTTGATTAATATGCATCTGGTGCCTTGTATTTTGCATGGTTGGGGTATGCCTAGTTTTTAACTTCTTGATGGCTTAGAAGAAAACCTATATCTTCCAAGCTTTAGACATCTGCAGTCAAGCATATATTCTAATTAAGGTGAACTTCTCCATTATGTGCTGTAGGCTTGGGACATCTAGTTGCCAAAAGTGAAGATGAATATGTCCAATTGGCACTGCAGTTGGCCTCTGACACAACAGCACTCTCAAATTTGAGGATGTCTCTCCGTGACCTCATGTCCAAGTCCCCCGTCTGTGATGGAATTAACTTTACCCTTGGTCTCGAGTCAACATACCGAAAAATGTGGCACAGGTACTGCAAAGGCGATGTGCCATCTTCAAGGCGCATGGAAATGCTACAACAGAAGTTGGTGGTTTCTGAAGAACTGGCTATTAAAATTTCAGAACCTACAAGGAATATTAAGTCAAGAGAAAGCCCTCCTGGAGATATCAAGATCAATGGATATAGTCCACCACCACAATCCATGCCAAACTCGTCCACTTGATAAGGAAATGGTGATCAGTTGAGTCAAAATATATAATCGGGCAACCTGGGGTGAACTTCAATTTATCCGACGGTTGCATGTTCCTGGCATTTTCGGTTTGAAGCTCATTACTTTGTTGGGGTTAAACTCGTGTGTATATTTGTAGttggctgctgctgctgctgaaaCTGAGGCTGGTGATTACTGTTGCGGCAAAACCTAGGGCAATCTTGCATAGGATGACATTTTTTGGGGAAAGAATGCTGGCAATAGCTcgtcatttttatctttttttttttttctctctttttctgtgCAAGAAATAGATATATAGAGGAAAGGAAAGAGGTGGTGATGCTATTAGCTgcctctttttatatatagctgtattgcatttttttttttttaagctgaACGATAGGAATTAGTTGTGGTGGCTTGTATATTATAAcgaaagtttttgtttttgtattttttttttaggcatgGCTTGTTTATCTGATTACGAATTGGCATGAATAATCAGATGACTGAAGGGCGAGCAGTCATCTAAGGAACGTTCCGATGTCAAACTCTGAGTTCTACTTTTAATTCTTGAAAACATTTTGACTTACTATGAGCAGAGTTTCTGCCAACCTTTGTCTACTTTACCATAGATTCTGTCAAgtactttttcttctttgaagcTCGTTAGGTGACCCAGAAATGGGTGAGTCAAAAATATTCGGCTGGTTAAAAACACAATACTGAGGGTTCTTCCTTGGGTAGAAGATAATCGATGGTTGTTATCATTTACTTATATAAAGACTGACAGAAAGGCATGGGACTTAACAGTTTggttaaaagataaataaacttATGTAAAGGAGAACAAGCCATTGATAACGAACAGCAGTCATCATCACTAGAGTAACTTAATaaaatcttcaaaccaaaaacgAACTCCAAATCCAGACAGATTGTTCCCATATTCTCTCTTACattttgttttcaaaactttCTGCCTGTGTCCTACAAGCCCTTCCAAATACGGCGTCACCGTATGAGTCTTGACCAATTTAGTCCTTGACCGATGTCCGTAGTATTTTCACGTCATGGATGGGTCTGTCAACAAAAAACATCACGCATATATGAGACACAAAAGTGAAGCCTTTAAAACTGTGCAGAAGACGGCAATCACCAGAGATGAGTTACAACGAAGAACATCTGAGCGAAACTTACGAGCTGTGATTGCATTATTTTACAAATCCAACATACATGGAGGGTACCTATttcctaacttttttttttttttttttcattggcaCAGAGCGTCCAGGAACaccgtcccgactaatcccgggggtgcatatgccttggcaaggagtttcctgcaagtgcatCTTGGataattcaaggagaaaatcTCAGTCCAATAGCccttagagattgtttgcacctaagGGGACTTGAACCCAGGTCTGTGGGGGGAGCATACGCTCAAATCCAAGGCCTTTACtgcttgagccaacccctaggggttctATCTCCTAACTATATTAAGATTAAAAATGTCGTCAGATTGCAAGGCCAATGGGGATACTCTGCAGACTCAGCATACTTGCAAAAGTAATGATTAGCTACATGTATGATGTTTCACCAGGTCCCGTTTTAAGAACTAAATGGGATTTTTCATCATCCGATTTAATCCCCTACGTACATTTTTTACTCACTAAATGGGACAATCATCTACTCtgtcattattttttaagttcacTTCACTCTGCGCCTAGCAATGAAATAGTTCAGCAACCATGCTGAGCCATCTCGATAACACTCATATCATATCCACCATTTTTGAGACCATAATTATTCACGTTTTCAGTTTTCAAAACCAAGGCTAATCAAGCAGTGATGAGTTCTTTGGATTAATCCAACTGAACTGgccacattttttttatcagtaaataaggAAGTGAACTGGCCATATTTTGCCAGTAACTTAAGGAATTTTAGAACATTGGTACCCTTGGGTGATTGTTAATATCCATGTTTTGCTCTCTATCAAACAGTTAGTTAGCacccaaaaaaatacaaattatatcCAGATAAGAATGTCACAGTTAACTTGAGGCGTCCCAAATCAAGACCCTTAAAGGTACTTGAAAGATCCAAGGTAGACATACCTATCATTATTATCAGTTTGGACACTGCCAAGTCTTTTGATTATCTCCATTCCCCTACAAACCCTCCCAAATATCGTATGTTTTCCTGCACAGAAACATCAGCTCAGCACCATTAGCAAACAATAAACCTTCCGATATAGAAATCTGCCCAACAAAAGGACAACCATAATTACCAGTTTCCAGGTGGAAtacccaataataaaaatatcattttcgaGACAATCCAGAACAAGTACTATATAAGAAAGATAATAAATGTCAGAAATATTTGTTGCTCAAAAAATGACATCCGATCATTAAGAGGCCCTAAACATAGGAATAACAACTTCGAGTGGTCCATTCTTGGATAAGTTTTGGAGATTCTCCTTTTCTCACTACAGATATGTCAGCAGCTTCAAAATTAATTTACGAAGGAATTCACTAAAATTTGTTGGGGAAAGATGCTCCAACCCCCAAATCCACATTTGTGAGCTGTCATCAAATGAGATTTCGACGaccttgataaaaaaaaataatgcttagaatttttaaaataataaaatgaactaAGTGAAGGGAAAGCACATTAACTCTTTTGACTCTCTATGATACGTGACTTCTTGGAACAGGAGAACCACTTATTCCTTTACACATTGGATTCTGGAAGCTCCAACCACACCTCTTCCAAAgataaaaggaataaaaatattacagcCACTACTGTTTGTAATATGGAAAAAATAGGTAGCTATGTTTTTGTGCAAGACAAAGAGATGAAGAAACGTTTCCTATCACCTAAAGATACTTCTGCCTGACCAAAAATGCAGCATGTACTCACCTTATGTTTGCAAGTATGATAGGATCCTAGTATTTCTGATTGGCAGTTTCATTACACAAGTTTGTAACTTTTAAGACTGTCATCGGATTTTTAAGTGACTTCAGCAGTTGAGACCCAATGTATCATTCACGATATAAATACAATAAGAAAGATAAAGTTCAATCATACaatcaaaactctttttttttgataggtaaaatcAAAACTCAAATTGGCCCTAACCACCCTCTACATTAAGTAGAAATACCACCTCTAACGTCGAGTGTTGTTATTTTCTGCAACTGaatgataaaagtagtgcactAATCCATTTTACATTCCATTCGTTTGAAAAAATCTTAAATGATGGGCAGGATCATCTCATTACCGTCCAGAGATGGACATGGTGCCAGGGTGATAAAGAATTGACTTCCATTTGTATTTGGACCAGCATTTGCCATGGACAAAATCCCAGCCCCAGTATGCTTCAACTCTGGTTTAATCTCATCATCGAATTTTGGGCTGCAATGCATCATAAAAAGAGTCATGTAAGAAGTTCCTCTCAAattaaatatcaatattacagTATTCATTCACAGTTTTCAGTGGTTCAATGCAATAATACTGCGGTCTAAACAATCTGGGAACAGATTGGATAAAAGGAGAGCCGAAAGGGATTGAAAAATGGAATATGCTATGTTAAGGCTATGCCATTGATTTCAAAAGCTACTTGAAGAATAAGCTTCCACATATAGATGTTATAAATGatcaaataaaaatcaaagtatACCCGTATATGGATTCTCCACCCCTTCCGGTCCCTGTAGGATCCCCACcttgcaccataaaatcctacTCGGCAAATCGAACAATATCCATGTGAacaaaaaatttctcaaaagaaaaaggcaCAATGGAAAATCAAACATGTATGCGCGTGCATAGCGCGTGTCTATACATTGATAGACATAAAGAAAAGAGAGACCTTGATGATTCTGTGGAATTTAACGTTGTCGTAGTAGTTTCTGCGAGAAAGTTCAAGGAAGTTCCTGCAAGTTCTCGGTGCGTGCTTGTAGTATAGCTGTGATTTACAAGAAGAAGgaacatgaaaaaagaaaataaattgaagTTCAAAACCTAAACTTCTTCGGTATAGTATGACTGAAGGTAATTAAGCACAAGAAAGCACCTCAACGGTGAAAGGACCCATTGACGTCTCGAGCGTGACCTCCGGAGGCCCTCCTTCTGCGCTGGCCCAcatcttagagagagagagagacagagacggAGTCGGAGACGGAGGGGCGTCTGAACTGATTTGTTTTAAGCTCAGAAGTCACAGCTCGAATTTACAGTGAAAAAACCGTGAAATAGCAGGGTAACTAAACACAAACTTGGGCTATTGGAGCTAATAAATGGGCTGTTTGGGCCTGGCCTACTTAAAAATGCCCTTGCATGTGGCCAATGCGGTCCACCTCGCTCtcaacttaatggggaagaaacTGAAAACGCCTGGAAGTGTGTAGTGTGCTGTACAGTGTACTGCGCATTGACCACGACTGGCCGGAAACAAATTTCATTCCGTCAGAGAATCCGATTCCGAATATTGAAGCGCAAAACGCCCAGAATGAATGACGGAGCTCAATTATGAGTCACAATCTCCCAATCGCCGGTGGGGTTCCGTAGGCTGTGCGACCATCTTATGAGACCGATCAAACTTCCCCAACCGCCCAGCGGGTTTTCGGGCTTGCCCGACTTCTTTCAAGGTGGGGTCTCCTCCGCAATCAGACGGGCGGTCGTAATTGGAAACGGTTTCGCGGGCTCAGAGAATCAGAGCATTGGTTTGGTTCGCGCTATCGGTCTCTTTGGTCGCCTAGCCTTATACGTAAGCATTTACCAATGAaccgatttatttttcttttcatccatTTTATTTTGCAATTCTATCAATTTTTTCTCATTGTTTcagtttggttgctgagaaaatgaATGGGAATGCATTAGTTCTTTGTGTATATAATCATGGTTTAATTAACACGGAGTTGAGCAAAACTAATTCAAAAAGTTAATTTTCACTggataagtatataatataagttactcataaaatatatataacataaatgtAAGTTGAGATTTCTCGGGACGAACCTttctattttgaaattgttttcatGGTTTCTTCTTTGTCCATAGCCTTGAGCAATACATATAAACGTGTatgatgtatatatgtatgcatcTTTGGATTTAATGGCATTGGTATCATTCTGATCTCTATGCGGTAACTCTGAGCATTTCATGTATCGTTCTTGGTAATGATATATATTGCAGCGTGTTACACGGCCAAGAGGAGGAATCAATGAGTGGCTTCACTGGCTTCCAGTTTCTCTACacaaaaaattatactttttcaTGCAGCGAATCCGAGGCGAGTTGGGACTTCAAGCAACATTTAAAAAGCAAAAAGTGATGGCTCTCTCTTCTGAAACTTGCGGTAGCGTACACAGCACAGTTCACCCTTAAAATATGTATGAGATGGGTGTATAGTAAAGATAGTGGTTGCTTATGATGGACAGGGTGAATTTGTTCTTAAATTGATTAGAATTGAAATTCAGATAGCATTCTGGGAGACAAAACTGATTAGTCATTTCTGCTGAAAATGGTGGTTTCACAGGCTTATCTAATATTCTAGAAGCTGATGCAAAGCACATTTCAAAAATGGCTCGTGAAACGTTTGAGAAGTATGCATCTTCTTCCCCCCACCCaacctttctttcattttctggaGTATATCTGGATTACTTTAGGTTAAATGGAGTCATATTAACGATTGTGATTCATCATCCATATTCCATGGAAACTTACTTAATTGAATATAGTTCATCGTTGATGCATTAATTTGTCTGCTTTTGCATGCTTTAGTTTACATGATAATTTGACTAATAATTAGAAAGACAAATATTTGCAAAACAGACTGTTAATTGCTCATTTTGGTGCctcttttttgttattattttttatttaatatagttttgtattttttttttttttatccagaGAGGGCCCATTGTTGGTGGTTGCATCTGGCCGAGATACTATTTCTGTTGCGAGCTCCATAAAACGTTTGGCCCCAGAAAATGTCTTTGTTGTTCAGGTCAAACATTATTATAAAACGGTTATCTTtaaatgatatgatatgaaaatgtgattttgtttttttgtaatcTTTTTCTCCTCCTAAATTGGTATTTGTCTGTAATACTTTCAGTGTACTTGAGTTATACCTTACAAATTTGTTTAGACTTCCATTTTGCGATGATTTAACTTTCCATAATGCTGGCAGCACTGTTTCTTTTGGGAAAACAGTAATTTGAATTGTTGGGTAGTTTTCCTTTTAATGGAGTGATAAAGTGAGGGTGTTGTTGAACcattcatttaatattttttattcattttggcGGTAGTAATTCTTCTCATTCAGTTTTTCTTTGTTCCACCACCTTCCCAGTAGTTACTATGCAGTCTTGATGAATTCATGGATGCAAACACTACAATGTCTGATTCTAGATAGTTTTTTCTTTGACAACATATTTCAGATACAACATCCAAGGTCACATTTGAATAGGTTTGACATGGTAATTACTCCGCGCCATGATTATTACCCATTGACTCCTCATGCACAGGAGCAAATTCCTTGGTTTCTCCGCCAGTGGATAACTCCACGGGAACCTCCTGGCAAAAATGTGGTAGGTACTTGGCTGTTGAATATGATATTAGTTGCTGCAGTGACTTATGAAGCTCATATTCACACATGTAGGAATTTGAATTTCAGGTTCTCACAGTGGGAGCTCTTCACCAGGCTGATTCTGCTGCACTTAGGAGTGCTGCTTCTGCCTGGCATGATGAGTTGGCACCGGTTCCAAAGCCCTTGCTTGTGGTCAATGTTGGAGGGCCTACAAGTAATTTCCTTTGCACCTatgatctttcaaacttttgctCATTTCAAACCCCAATTCAATTGAAGTCAGAGCAATCTGATTTCCATGCATGGAGAACTGTGATGTTTCATGGTTTAGTCTGGTTTTTCTAGATCAGCAACTGTGGTTATGTCTATACTGTGAAATAATAgttgtttgaataaaatttcATCCCGAACccctcttctttttccccttttcatGATGTTCCCCGTGTGAAAGGTTGTCATATtgtatattcataatattttcctaGAAAACTGTCCATATGGTGCGGATCTTGCCAATCATTTAGCTGCCAGGCTGCAGAATGTTCTTTGGAGCTGTGGCACTGTCAGGATATCTTTCTCTAGAAGAACCCCTGAGAAGGTACACTTGTTTCTCACAACCTCTTTCGAAGGTATTATTGATGGGTACACAGTCATTCATGATGCTGTTGTCAACAGGTGTCCAACATTCTAGTAAGAGAGTTTACAAGCAATCCTAAAGTTTTCATTTGGGATGATGGTAAAGGTACTAAGCTGCTACAATTGTAGATAGAATATTTAATTCAGAAATGCTTCAGACCGGACGGTCCTATAAACGGAGAATAACGGAGGCCAATCAGAAATTGCCACGTAAGAGGTACATTTTAAAGTCACTACTGCACGATGTAGGGGATAAACCCACTCCGTCTTCGTTGCTTTCGTCTGGAACTGAAATGaaaacctctctctcttctctctctctctctctctcttagaaaCCTTAACGTTAAATTTGAAGCTAAATCGGAAGCTCCCTTTTTTCCTGAAAACCAGCTAAATCGGAAGCAAGCAACACgcagagaaagaaattcttggGATCCCAAGTTCATCAAGCTGGaccatttttattattctcGCGCAGTTTGTATTCAGTTTCACTTACTCTTATGCTCTAAGAAAAATCCATTTAGACCAGACCAGATTGattatttattgattatttaCACTTTGTGATGTGAATGAATCAGTGAGTGTTTAGACCTTTAAACCTAATGCATTTCCTCTACATAGCTGCTTGTTGTCAATTTTGCTTGCGAGAAAATCTTAAATTTGTTCAGCTTCAATCAAAATGCGACTAGAATTCCAGCAGGtgttcatttgttttctttcaagcTTGTTTATGCGTGAATATGCCTGATGATTAGATTGCGGGCTTTACAGTAGGAGATCCCATGGGTCATGATGGGTAATGACTTGAAAAAGTGTCCCTCATAAAAGGGATTTGATCACAGTCAAGCTTACAACTTTAAAGCAAATATGCAAAGGATGGGTTTTGGTGGCCAGAGAGAGATGCGAGTATGGGTGGGTTTTGTGTACTGCAAAGTAGAAACagacaagaaaaatagaagatggCTTTCGCGTACTGCAAAGTAGAATATGGAACTCGCATACTGCAAAGTAGAAGATGGTTCGAAACAGAGTAGGAGAAGACTGTGTTCggaagagagaaggagaagagaggAGAGGAATGATGGCTTTCTGTGTCACGTGAAGAGAGAGCTTGAGAAGGGGGTCTCGTTTCCCTACATCGCGGCAATCAGAATTTGTTTCTATCTCCCTGCCGTGGCTATCACCTATTGGCCTCCAATAAAGACGCGTTGTAGGATTAGCCGGTTTTAAGTTATTCTCTATGTAATTATATTACGAAGAATATTTGATAAGAAGGA
This sequence is a window from Carya illinoinensis cultivar Pawnee chromosome 9, C.illinoinensisPawnee_v1, whole genome shotgun sequence. Protein-coding genes within it:
- the LOC122276524 gene encoding mitochondrial fission protein ELM1-like isoform X1; its protein translation is MRPIKLPQPPSGFSGLPDFFQGGVSSAIRRAVVIGNGFAGSENQSIGLVRAIGLFGRLALYRVTRPRGGINEWLHWLPVSLHKKLYFFMQRIRGELGLQATFKKQKVMALSSETCGLSNILEADAKHISKMARETFEKEGPLLVVASGRDTISVASSIKRLAPENVFVVQIQHPRSHLNRFDMVITPRHDYYPLTPHAQEQIPWFLRQWITPREPPGKNVVLTVGALHQADSAALRSAASAWHDELAPVPKPLLVVNVGGPTKNCPYGADLANHLAARLQNVLWSCGTVRISFSRRTPEKVSNILVREFTSNPKVFIWDDGKGSNPHMGHLAWADAFVITADSVSMLSEACSTGKPVYVVGAERCTWKFSDFQKSLQDRGAVRPFTGKEDISDNWSYPPLNDNIEAARCVNTSLAERGWSIHT
- the LOC122276527 gene encoding peptidyl-prolyl cis-trans isomerase CYP18-2 is translated as MWASAEGGPPEVTLETSMGPFTVELYYKHAPRTCRNFLELSRRNYYDNVKFHRIIKDFMVQGGDPTGTGRGGESIYGPKFDDEIKPELKHTGAGILSMANAGPNTNGSQFFITLAPCPSLDGKHTIFGRVCRGMEIIKRLGSVQTDNNDRPIHDVKILRTSVKD
- the LOC122276524 gene encoding mitochondrial fission protein ELM1-like isoform X3, whose amino-acid sequence is MRPIKLPQPPSGFSGLPDFFQGGVSSAIRRAVVIGNGFAGSENQSIGLVRAIGLFGRLALYRVTRPRGGINEWLHWLPVSLHKKLYFFMQRIRGELGLQATFKKQKVMALSSETCGLSNILEADAKHISKMARETFEKEGPLLVVASGRDTISVASSIKRLAPENVFVVQEQIPWFLRQWITPREPPGKNVVLTVGALHQADSAALRSAASAWHDELAPVPKPLLVVNVGGPTKNCPYGADLANHLAARLQNVLWSCGTVRISFSRRTPEKVSNILVREFTSNPKVFIWDDGKGSNPHMGHLAWADAFVITADSVSMLSEACSTGKPVYVVGAERCTWKFSDFQKSLQDRGAVRPFTGKEDISDNWSYPPLNDNIEAARCVNTSLAERGWSIHT
- the LOC122276524 gene encoding mitochondrial fission protein ELM1-like isoform X2, producing MRPIKLPQPPSGFSGLPDFFQGGVSSAIRRAVVIGNGFAGSENQSIGLVRAIGLFGRLALYRVTRPRGGINEWLHWLPVSLHKKLYFFMQRIRGELGLQATFKKQKVMALSSETCGLSNILEADAKHISKMARETFEKEGPLLVVASGRDTISVASSIKRLAPENVFVVQIQHPRSHLNRFDMVITPRHDYYPLTPHAQEQIPWFLRQWITPREPPGKNVVLTVGALHQADSAALRSAASAWHDELAPVPKPLLVVNVGGPTKNCPYGADLANHLAARLQNVLWSCGTVRISFSRRTPEKVSNILVREFTSNPKVFIWDDGKGSNPHMGHLAWADAFVITADSVSMLSEACSTGKPVYVVGAERCTWKFSDFQKSLQDRGAVRPFTGKEDIIGAILHLMTT